GTCGCCGCATTGCTGGCCCGGCGCCGGATCTCGGCCGAGGGGTTCCGGCTGCGCGCCTATCTCGACGCCTTGGTCGCTGAGGATCCGGAGGCGCGGATCGTCGTCACCGGCGACTGGAATGACGGGCCGGGGACGGATTTCTTCGAGCGCAGCTATCTGACCCATAACGTGGCCGATATCGTTCTGGGCTCGACCTTCCTGCCGGGGTTGATCTTCCACCACCCGCTGCTGGCCCATGTGCCCGCCGCCGCCCTGTTCACCGCGCGCTTCGACGATTTCGTCGACGAGGTGACCGACCGGCCACTGCTGCTCGATCATTTCGCGATCTCGCCCGGGCTGACGCCCTGGGTTCAGGCGGCCGGGATCGGGCATGACGCCTATGAGGCCGGGCTGACGGGCACGGGCGCGGCGCGGGTGGAGCGGCCAAGCGATCACCGCCCGATCTGGGTCGAGATCGGTCGGCCGCTGACCGGCTGAGGCGATGAAAAAGGCCCGGGCGCGGGGCCCGGGCCTGATGGCGGGATGGTGCGGGCGCGGCGGCCTCAGATCGCGGTCTTGACCGCCTCGTCGATATAGATCTCGCGCAGGCGGCGCGAGACCGGGCCCGGCAGGCCGTCGCCGAGGCTGACCCCGTCGACCGACACCACCGGCATCACGAAGGCCGAGGCCGAGGTGAAGAAGGCCTCGTCGGCCTGCTTGGCCTCCTCGATGGTGAAGGCGCGTTCCTCGATTTCCATCTGCGCTTCGGCGGCGAATTTCAGCACCGCGGCGCGGGTGATGCCGGGCAGGATCTCGGTGCCGAGCTGGCGGGTGATGATCTTGCCGTTCTTGACGATATAGGCGTTGTTCGAGCTGCCCTCGGTGACGAAGCCGTCCTCGACCATCCAGGCGTCATCGGCGCCGGCCTTCTCGGCGGCCATCTTCGCCATCGACGCGTAAAGCAGCTGCACCGTCTTGATGTCGCGCCGCGCCCAGCGCAGGTCGTCGATCGAGATCACCTTGATGCCGGTCTCGGCGGTCTTGCTTTCGATGATTTCCTTGGACTGGGTGAACATCACCAGGCTCGGCGCGACCTGGTCCGGATCGGGGAAGTGGAAGTCGCGATCAGCGGGCGCGCCGCGGGTGATCTGCATGTAGACCATGCCCTGATCGACGTCGTTCTTCGCGATCAGCTCGCGGTGGATCTGCAGCAGCGCGTCCATGTCGACGGGCGACCGCATCTCGAGCTCGGCCAGCGAGCGCTGCAGCCGCGCGGCATGGGCATGGAAGTCGAGAAGCTTGCCGCCGACCACGCTGGCCACCTCGTAGACGCCATCGGCGAACAGAAAGCCGCGGTCGAAGATCGAGACGCGGGCTTCGGTCTCGGGCAGGTAGTCGCCGTTCACATAGACGGTTCGGGTCATCGCGGGGTCCTTTTTTCAGGGGTGGGCGCGGCGCGCGGCACCGCAGCCCGGCAAGTCGGGGCCTATCCCCAGAGCGCGGCGGCGGGGGCATGCACGCCCGCCTCGTCGAAGCAGAGGGGCTCGGGCCGGTCTTCGGCCAGAAGCAGCGGCCCGTCAAGATCCGTCACCGCCGCGCCCTGGGCCAGGAGCACGGCAGGCGCCATCGCGAGGCTCGAGCCGACCATGCAGCCGACCATGATGCCATAGCCCTCGGCCAGTGCCTGTTGCTTGAGGGCCAGCGCCTCGGTCAGCCCGCCGGTCTTGTCGAGCTTGATGTTCACCAGATCGTATTTGCCCTTCAGCGCGGGCAGGCTGGCGCGGTCATGGCAGCTTTCATCGGCGCAGACCGGCAGCGGGCGCGCGATCTCGGCCAGCATGTCGTCCTGACCGGCGGGCAGGGGCTGTTCCACCAGCGCCACGCCGAGGCGCACCAGATGCGGCGCGAGATCGGCATAGACCTCGGCGGTCCAGCCCTCATTGGCATCGACGATGATCCGGGCCTTGGGCGCGCCCGCGCGCACCGCTTCCAGCCGGGGCATGTCGGCATCGGTGCCGAGCTTGATCTTCAGAAGCGGCCGGTGGGCATTCCGGGCCGCCGCCGCGCGCATGTTCTCGGGCGTGTCGAGCGACAGCGTGAAGGCGGTGATCTCGGGGCCCGGCGCGGGCAGGCCCGCCAGATCCCAGACCCGGGTGCGGGCCTCCTTGGCCTCGAGATCCCAGAGCGCGCAATCGACGGCATTGCGCGCGGCGCCGGGCGGCAGCAGCTCCTGCAGCGCGGCTCGGCTCGGCGAGGGCGGAAGCGCCCCGATCTGGGCGGTGACGCTGTCCAGCGTCTCGTCATATCGGGCATAGGGGACGCATTCGCCCCGGCCGGTGGCGCCGCCCGAGGCGACGCGCACGGTCAGTACGCGGGCCTCGGTGCGCGAGCCGCGCGAGATGGTGAAGGCCTCTTTCAGGCGGAAGCTCTCGGGGGTGACGGAAATCTGCATCTGTCTGCCTCAGATCGCGTCGAGCGCATCGGCGAGACGGCCCGCGCCCTGCCGGAACGGGTCGACCGTCGGCAGGCCCATGCGTTTCTCGATGCCTTCGAGACAGCTCAGCGCCTCGTCCTCGCCCATCGCCGCGGTATTGACCGAGATGCCGACGACCTCGGCCTTCGGATTGGCGACGCGGGCAAGACCCAGCGCGGTGTCGCGCAGCGTCTCGAGGCTCGGCAGGCCGTAATCCGGCAGGCCGCGCATATGCGTCCGAGTCGGTTCGTGGCTGAGGATCAGCGCATCGGGCTGGCCGCCATGGATCAGCGCCATGGTCACGCCGGAATAGGAGACATGGAACAGACTGCCCTGACCCTCGATCATGTCCCAGTGATCGTCGTCATTGTCGGGCGTCAGCCATTCGATCGCGCCGGCCATGAAATCGGCGATCACGGCATCGAGTGGGACGCCCTCGCCGGTGATCAGGATGCCGGTCTGGCCGGTGGCGCGGAAGGAGGATTTCAGCCCGCGGGCCTTCATCTCGCGGTCCATCGCCAGCGCGGTATACATCTTGCCGACCGAGCAGTCGGTGCCGACCGCGAGGCAGCGCTTGCCCGAGCGTTTCTTGCCATTGGCGATCGGGTAGGCGACGGTCGGGATGCGCACGTCGTGCAGGGTGCGGCCGGTGGCCTCGGCGACGCCGGCGAGGTCGGGTTCGTTGCAGAGCAGGTTATGCAGCCCCGAGGCGAGATCGAATCCCTCTTCGAGCGCCGCGACCAGCACCTTCTTCCAGGCGGGCGAGATCACGCCGCCGCGGTTGGCGACACCCACCACCAGCGTCTTCGCGCCCTCGGCCTTGGCCGCGGCCAGATCGAGGTCGGGCAGTTTCAGGTCGGCCTTGCAGCCGTCCATCCGGAACTGGCCGACGGCGTTTTCCGGACGCCAGTCGCGGATGCCCTGGGCCACCTTGGCCGCCAGCGGGTCAGGGGCGTCGCCCAGAAACAGGAGATAGGGGGTTTCGATCATCGTGGCGTTCCCTTTATTGCTCGCACGAAAATATCACCCGACCGAAGGAAAACCTGCCGATATTCCGCGCATTCGGGTGGATTTCGCGAAGATTCATCGACATATGGTCTGATCTGGCGAAGAATTCTGCACAAGACGTGGCCCCGGGGCTGAGACCGTGCTGCGGCGCGGCAAAATAACTTGCGCGGATTGGGGTAACATTCTACCAACTCGGCCATGACAGACGACATATCCTTACCGAAGGGGTACGACCATGAGCTTTCGCATCCAGCCCACGCCCGTCTCCCGTCCGAACCGCTGTCAGCTGTTCGGCCCGGGCTCGCGCCCCGCGATCTTCGAGAAGATGGCGGCCAGCGCGGCGGACGTGATCAACCTCGATCTCGAGGATTCGGTCGCGCCCGACGACAAGTCTAGCGCGCGTGCGAACGTGATCCAGGCCATCGGCGACATCGACTGGGGCAGGAAGACGCTGAGCGTGCGGATCAACGGGCTCGACACGCCCTACTGGTATCGCGACGTGGTCGAGTTGCTGGAGCAGGCGTCGGACCGGCTCGACCTGATCATGATCCCGAAGGTGGGCTGCGGCGCCGATCTTTACGCGGTCGATGCGCTGGTGACGGCGGTCGAGCGGGCGACGGGGCGGAGCAAGCCGCTGGGCTTCGAGGTCATCATCGAATCGGCGGCCGGCATTGCCCATGTCGAGGAGATCGCGGCGGCCAGCCCGCGGCTGCAGGCGATGAGCCTTGGCGCGGCGGATTTCGCGGCCTCGATGGGGATGCAGACCACGGGCATCGGCGGCACCCAGGAGAATTACTACATGATCCGGGAGGGTGCGAAATACTGGTCG
The genomic region above belongs to Rhodovulum sulfidophilum DSM 1374 and contains:
- the dgcA gene encoding N-acetyl-D-Glu racemase DgcA — translated: MQISVTPESFRLKEAFTISRGSRTEARVLTVRVASGGATGRGECVPYARYDETLDSVTAQIGALPPSPSRAALQELLPPGAARNAVDCALWDLEAKEARTRVWDLAGLPAPGPEITAFTLSLDTPENMRAAAARNAHRPLLKIKLGTDADMPRLEAVRAGAPKARIIVDANEGWTAEVYADLAPHLVRLGVALVEQPLPAGQDDMLAEIARPLPVCADESCHDRASLPALKGKYDLVNIKLDKTGGLTEALALKQQALAEGYGIMVGCMVGSSLAMAPAVLLAQGAAVTDLDGPLLLAEDRPEPLCFDEAGVHAPAAALWG
- the dgcN gene encoding N-acetyltransferase DgcN; translated protein: MIETPYLLFLGDAPDPLAAKVAQGIRDWRPENAVGQFRMDGCKADLKLPDLDLAAAKAEGAKTLVVGVANRGGVISPAWKKVLVAALEEGFDLASGLHNLLCNEPDLAGVAEATGRTLHDVRIPTVAYPIANGKKRSGKRCLAVGTDCSVGKMYTALAMDREMKARGLKSSFRATGQTGILITGEGVPLDAVIADFMAGAIEWLTPDNDDDHWDMIEGQGSLFHVSYSGVTMALIHGGQPDALILSHEPTRTHMRGLPDYGLPSLETLRDTALGLARVANPKAEVVGISVNTAAMGEDEALSCLEGIEKRMGLPTVDPFRQGAGRLADALDAI
- a CDS encoding D-amino-acid transaminase → MTRTVYVNGDYLPETEARVSIFDRGFLFADGVYEVASVVGGKLLDFHAHAARLQRSLAELEMRSPVDMDALLQIHRELIAKNDVDQGMVYMQITRGAPADRDFHFPDPDQVAPSLVMFTQSKEIIESKTAETGIKVISIDDLRWARRDIKTVQLLYASMAKMAAEKAGADDAWMVEDGFVTEGSSNNAYIVKNGKIITRQLGTEILPGITRAAVLKFAAEAQMEIEERAFTIEEAKQADEAFFTSASAFVMPVVSVDGVSLGDGLPGPVSRRLREIYIDEAVKTAI
- a CDS encoding L-malyl-CoA/beta-methylmalyl-CoA lyase translates to MSFRIQPTPVSRPNRCQLFGPGSRPAIFEKMAASAADVINLDLEDSVAPDDKSSARANVIQAIGDIDWGRKTLSVRINGLDTPYWYRDVVELLEQASDRLDLIMIPKVGCGADLYAVDALVTAVERATGRSKPLGFEVIIESAAGIAHVEEIAAASPRLQAMSLGAADFAASMGMQTTGIGGTQENYYMIREGAKYWSDPWHWAQTAIVAACRTHGVLPVDGPFGDFSDEEGFRAQALRSATLGMVGKWAIHPKQVALANEVFTPSGAAVDEAREILAAMEKAKAEGSGATVYKGRLVDIASIKQAEVIVRQAEMIAAG